From Paenibacillus graminis:
GGGGGATTCTAATGTACAAAGTGCAATAAAGACGACATTCATTCTGAATTCCGGATGAAGAGTCGTCTTTTATTTTTGAAAAAAGCTCTGCGTATTTCTATAAGAATTACGTAAAGCTCAAAAAAATGATTTACGAAATTGAACCTTTTCATTAATACCGGACTTACATTCAGTAGTTAATCTGTTTGATGTGGGAACGATCTCATATGGGAACGGTCTCACAGAGAAAGCGAGGGTAATCCGTGAGAAATATCAAAGAGATTGCGCAGCTGTCTGGTGTATCCAAATCTACAGTTTCCCGGGTAATTTCGGGCAGCGGATATGCAAGCCAGGAGGCAAGAGACAAAGTGCTTAAAGTCATTCAGGAGCTTCAGTACAAACCCAATGCGGTTGCGCGGGCGATGGTTTCGCAGCGGACACACAATATCGGCGTACTGATCTATCGGCGTGAGTATCCTGTTGCGTCGCATCCTTTTTACGGAAAAATACTGGATGCCATCCTTGCGTCGGCTTCCTCCATGAACTATTCGGTATTTGTGACCACCGATCATGAGATGTCGCTGCGCTCCGCTGACTTTATGCTGGAGAAAAGGGTGGATGGGCTGATCCTGATCAGCCGTCTTGAACAGAATGTGATCGACCACATCGGCAAATTTGGCGTTCCGTATATCATGGTGAACGGGTCCACGGATGTTCCCGGGGTCATTCATATCGTCAACCGCGACCAGAGCGGAGGCCTGGAAGCCGCCCGTCATTTGAGCGGACTCGGGCACAAGCGGATATTCATGCTCGCCGGACCGCAGTCCCACCGGAGCCATCATCTCCGGCTGGAGGGCTTCCGCGCCTATATGAACGGGCAAAGGGTAGAGTTTGGCGACTCCGATATTGCTTATCTGCTGTCATCAACCTTTGAGGAGGGCTATCGGATGATGAAAGAGCATTGGGAGCATTTCCGAAGCCGGGCGTACACTGCGATCTTCGGCACCAACGATATGATCGCGCTGGGGGCGATGAAGTTTCTAATGGAGCATTCCATTAGTGTTCCCGGGCAGGTAGCTGTTATGGGCTTCGATGATAATGATGTTGCATCCATTCTGACACCCTCACTGACTACGGTGAGAGTCGATACGGAGAAGATGGGGAGGCTGGCCTGCGTAATGCTGGACAAGCTGATCCGGCATGAGCCGGTAGAGGAAACAGCGGTCGAGCTGGAACCGGAGCTGGTGATCCGCGACTCCACCCAACGATTCTAATAACGGCGTGATGCTGATGCAGAGAGGAGAAACCCCTGTAATGAGATGGTATTTAAAAGCTGTTGGCCCCAAAAAAATCATCGAGTTTTTGTTGCTGGCCGCCTTCGTGATTTTCTTTATGGGGCCTTTGTTAAATCTGGCGCTCCTGGCTTTTACCGGAAATTGGAGCTATCCAGATCCGCTTCCCAGAGAGTGGTCGCTGAAATGGTGGTCCTTTGTGCTGTCAAGGGACGGTATTGCCGAGTCGATTGGACTTTCATTCGGTATTGCTGCCATCGTCACCGCAGTGTCGATCCTGCTGTGCGTTCCTGCAGCTTATGCGTTCGCACGGATCCGGTTTCCGCTCAGCCGTTTCTTCCTGTTCTCGTTCCTGCTGACACACGCTTTTCCCAAAATGGGCCTATATGTTTCGATCGCTGTATTGTTCTACAAAATCGGCCTGATGAACACCCTGCTGGGAGTGGTGCTCATCCATATTATCAACGTGCTGATGTACATGACCTGGATTCCC
This genomic window contains:
- a CDS encoding ABC transporter permease — translated: MRWYLKAVGPKKIIEFLLLAAFVIFFMGPLLNLALLAFTGNWSYPDPLPREWSLKWWSFVLSRDGIAESIGLSFGIAAIVTAVSILLCVPAAYAFARIRFPLSRFFLFSFLLTHAFPKMGLYVSIAVLFYKIGLMNTLLGVVLIHIINVLMYMTWIPTASFRNVHTAQEESARDVGASPFRVFRSITLPLAMPGIIVASIFTFLSSLDEAQGTYLVGVPNFRTMPVVMYGIITDYPAYAGAVFSIILTAPTLILLLAARKFVSADVLSSGFQMK
- a CDS encoding LacI family DNA-binding transcriptional regulator translates to MRNIKEIAQLSGVSKSTVSRVISGSGYASQEARDKVLKVIQELQYKPNAVARAMVSQRTHNIGVLIYRREYPVASHPFYGKILDAILASASSMNYSVFVTTDHEMSLRSADFMLEKRVDGLILISRLEQNVIDHIGKFGVPYIMVNGSTDVPGVIHIVNRDQSGGLEAARHLSGLGHKRIFMLAGPQSHRSHHLRLEGFRAYMNGQRVEFGDSDIAYLLSSTFEEGYRMMKEHWEHFRSRAYTAIFGTNDMIALGAMKFLMEHSISVPGQVAVMGFDDNDVASILTPSLTTVRVDTEKMGRLACVMLDKLIRHEPVEETAVELEPELVIRDSTQRF